From the genome of Desulfobaculum xiamenense, one region includes:
- the gcvH gene encoding glycine cleavage system protein GcvH, which yields MIPKDLLYAKTHEWVRIEGDTATVGITHFAQEQLGDLTYVELPEVGTTFSAGDEMGSVESVKAASEIYAPVSGEVIEINAELENAPEMVNEAPYTSGWMLRFRLTAQPEGLLNAEAYEKIVAAESH from the coding sequence GTGATACCCAAGGATCTGCTCTACGCCAAGACCCATGAATGGGTGCGCATCGAGGGCGACACCGCCACCGTTGGCATCACCCACTTCGCGCAGGAACAGCTCGGCGATCTCACCTATGTCGAGCTGCCCGAAGTCGGCACCACGTTCTCCGCAGGCGACGAAATGGGCTCCGTGGAGTCCGTGAAGGCAGCCAGCGAAATCTACGCTCCCGTCTCCGGCGAAGTCATCGAGATCAACGCCGAGTTGGAGAACGCCCCCGAGATGGTCAACGAGGCTCCCTACACCTCCGGCTGGATGCTCCGCTTCAGGCTCACTGCGCAGCCGGAAGGCCTGCTCAACGCCGAGGCCTACGAAAAGATCGTCGCCGCCGAATCGCACTAG
- a CDS encoding SufB/SufD family protein yields MKDVNLSEFSFSGAESTAIEDLRTLDNADKERLLMAGVDVDETNRAGSFLHLNHSGVHCSVTQPGVELLGIKAALKKYDGLPQHFWQLVDPDKDEFTRSARENLHGGYFIRTEKGAKITAPVQSCLFLKGQRVGQNVHNIVIVEDDSELHLITGCAVSSPEEAAAHLGISEFYIGRNAKLTFTMIHNWGEEVVVRPRTSGRILAGGEFQNNYVLMKPVGNLQSSPVIDLDGEGARARLNSVIVAPKGSYVNSGGVLNLNAPNTRGEIIARTMTTGGTIIAPGCISAKAVPARGHLECKGLILGNGRIHAIPELDGHLEGVELSHEAAVGKIAQEEIEYLQARGLDEDEATSTIVRGFLNVDMEGLPVALKRAIDEQINHLDASDVM; encoded by the coding sequence ATGAAAGACGTCAACCTTTCCGAGTTCTCGTTTTCCGGTGCCGAATCCACGGCCATCGAGGATCTGCGGACACTGGACAATGCGGACAAAGAGCGGCTGCTCATGGCGGGCGTGGATGTCGACGAGACCAATCGTGCCGGCAGCTTCCTGCATCTGAACCACAGCGGCGTGCACTGTAGCGTCACCCAGCCCGGTGTGGAGCTTCTGGGCATCAAGGCCGCTCTGAAGAAGTACGACGGCCTGCCCCAGCACTTCTGGCAGCTTGTGGACCCTGACAAGGACGAATTCACCCGCTCCGCTCGCGAGAACCTTCACGGCGGCTACTTCATCCGTACCGAGAAGGGCGCGAAAATCACCGCGCCGGTCCAGTCCTGCCTGTTCCTCAAGGGCCAGCGCGTGGGCCAGAACGTGCACAATATCGTGATCGTCGAGGACGATTCTGAGCTGCACCTCATCACCGGCTGCGCCGTGTCCAGCCCCGAGGAGGCCGCCGCCCACCTCGGCATTTCCGAATTCTACATCGGTCGCAACGCCAAGCTGACCTTCACCATGATCCATAACTGGGGCGAGGAAGTCGTGGTGCGCCCGCGCACCAGCGGCCGTATCCTTGCCGGAGGCGAGTTCCAGAACAACTACGTGCTCATGAAGCCCGTGGGCAACCTCCAGTCCAGCCCTGTCATCGATCTTGACGGCGAGGGTGCGCGTGCCCGTCTCAACTCCGTCATCGTGGCGCCCAAGGGCTCCTACGTGAATTCCGGCGGCGTGCTGAACCTGAACGCCCCGAATACCCGTGGCGAGATCATCGCGCGGACCATGACCACCGGCGGCACCATCATCGCCCCTGGCTGCATCTCCGCCAAGGCCGTTCCCGCGCGCGGTCACCTCGAATGCAAGGGCCTCATCCTCGGTAATGGCCGCATTCACGCCATTCCCGAGCTGGATGGTCACCTTGAGGGTGTGGAGTTGTCCCACGAGGCCGCAGTGGGCAAGATCGCGCAGGAAGAGATCGAATACCTTCAGGCTCGCGGACTCGACGAGGACGAAGCGACTTCTACCATCGTTCGGGGCTTCCTGAACGTGGACATGGAAGGCCTCCCCGTCGCGCTCAAGCGCGCCATCGACGAGCAGATCAACCATCTCGACGCCAGCGACGTCATGTAG
- a CDS encoding ABC transporter ATP-binding protein, whose protein sequence is MLKIEDLHVNIGEKEVLKGINLHIAEGETFILFGPNGSGKTTLLMTLMGFGNYTITGGRILFKGHDITYAPIHERARLGLGMSFQRPPTIHGLKTRHLVEMCALHGKNGTVPVDELAERVNFTNFLERDINAGFSGGEIKRSELLQLMAQSPDLVLFDEPESGVDLENMVLIGKTARKLLDGFVVPHPEKSMKELKSGRKTSGLIITHTGYILDYINADRGQVMYNGHLCCEARPRDILEHVGKYGYQECVRCLTK, encoded by the coding sequence ATGCTGAAAATCGAAGATCTCCACGTGAATATCGGCGAGAAGGAGGTGCTCAAGGGCATCAACCTGCACATCGCCGAGGGCGAGACGTTCATCCTGTTCGGCCCCAACGGCTCCGGCAAGACGACCTTGCTCATGACCCTCATGGGTTTTGGAAACTACACGATCACCGGCGGCAGGATTCTCTTCAAGGGACACGACATCACCTACGCGCCCATTCACGAGCGCGCACGCCTTGGCCTCGGCATGTCCTTTCAGCGCCCGCCGACCATTCACGGCCTCAAGACGCGGCACCTTGTCGAGATGTGCGCACTCCACGGTAAGAACGGCACCGTTCCGGTGGACGAGCTGGCCGAACGGGTCAATTTCACCAACTTCCTCGAACGCGACATCAACGCCGGGTTCTCCGGCGGCGAGATCAAGCGCTCCGAGCTGCTTCAGCTCATGGCGCAGTCGCCGGACCTCGTGCTCTTCGACGAGCCGGAATCCGGCGTGGACCTCGAGAACATGGTCCTCATCGGCAAGACCGCGCGCAAGCTCCTCGACGGATTCGTTGTGCCCCATCCCGAGAAGTCGATGAAGGAACTCAAGTCCGGTCGCAAGACTTCCGGGCTTATCATCACCCATACCGGGTACATTCTCGATTACATCAACGCCGACCGCGGTCAGGTCATGTACAACGGCCACCTGTGCTGCGAAGCCCGCCCCCGGGATATCCTGGAGCACGTGGGCAAGTACGGCTATCAGGAATGCGTGCGCTGCCTGACCAAATAA
- the gcvPB gene encoding aminomethyl-transferring glycine dehydrogenase subunit GcvPB has protein sequence MKTLFAKSTPGRRGVCIAEPACCEADHLPAELLRSHAPKLPELGELDVVRHFTQLSSLNYGVDGNFYPLGSCTMKYNPKFMEQAAALPGFTRLHPLMAQLKGAGHFTQGALEVMYEMENLLCEITGMAAYTMHPMAGAHGELTGAMIIAAYHADKGNRKTKVIVPDSAHGTNPASAHIAGFEIVSIESRDGMVDPAALKEALDDEVAAVMLTCPNTLGLFERHLPEIVEMVHGVDALLYYDGANMNAIMGKMRVGDVGFDVVHWNLHKTLATPHGGGGPGSGPVGVCEKLKPFLPVSRVKKLEDGRFVLDYDHPKSIGYMAPFYGNFGVYLKAYAYVLRLGGEGLTRASENAVLAANYIRKRLEEHIHVPYNRICMHEFVSSAVGEDLNGVRALDLGKALLDKGYHAPTVYFPLIVPECLMIEPTETESKATLDAFVDDLIDILELSKTDPDNVKTAPHTLPVTRLDETRAARQMVLTDDV, from the coding sequence ATGAAGACGCTGTTCGCGAAATCGACTCCCGGACGCAGGGGCGTATGCATCGCCGAACCCGCCTGCTGCGAGGCGGACCACCTGCCCGCCGAACTCCTGCGCAGCCACGCCCCGAAGCTGCCCGAACTGGGCGAACTGGACGTGGTGCGCCACTTCACGCAGCTTTCAAGCCTGAACTACGGCGTCGACGGCAACTTCTATCCCCTCGGCTCCTGCACCATGAAATACAATCCCAAGTTCATGGAGCAGGCCGCCGCGCTGCCGGGCTTCACCCGTCTGCATCCGCTCATGGCCCAGCTCAAGGGCGCGGGGCACTTCACGCAGGGCGCGCTGGAAGTCATGTATGAAATGGAGAATCTGCTCTGCGAAATCACCGGCATGGCGGCCTACACCATGCACCCCATGGCCGGAGCGCACGGCGAGCTGACGGGCGCGATGATCATCGCCGCCTACCACGCCGACAAGGGCAACCGCAAAACCAAGGTCATCGTGCCCGACTCGGCCCACGGCACCAACCCGGCCTCCGCGCACATCGCTGGCTTCGAGATCGTCTCCATCGAATCGCGCGACGGCATGGTCGATCCGGCGGCGCTCAAGGAAGCGCTGGACGACGAGGTCGCGGCGGTGATGCTCACCTGCCCCAACACGCTCGGCCTATTCGAACGGCACCTGCCCGAAATCGTGGAGATGGTCCACGGCGTTGACGCACTGCTCTACTACGACGGCGCGAACATGAACGCCATCATGGGCAAGATGCGCGTGGGCGACGTGGGCTTCGACGTTGTGCACTGGAACCTGCACAAGACCCTCGCCACGCCCCACGGCGGCGGCGGTCCCGGTTCCGGCCCCGTTGGCGTGTGCGAAAAGCTCAAGCCCTTCCTGCCCGTCTCGCGGGTGAAGAAGCTCGAAGACGGGCGCTTCGTGCTCGACTACGACCACCCGAAGTCCATCGGCTACATGGCTCCGTTCTACGGCAACTTCGGCGTGTACCTGAAGGCCTACGCCTACGTGCTGCGCCTCGGCGGCGAGGGGCTGACCCGCGCCAGCGAAAACGCCGTGCTCGCTGCCAACTACATCCGCAAGCGCCTTGAGGAGCACATCCACGTTCCCTACAACCGCATCTGCATGCACGAGTTCGTCTCCTCCGCCGTGGGCGAGGACCTGAACGGCGTGCGCGCGCTGGACCTCGGCAAGGCGCTGCTCGACAAGGGCTACCATGCGCCCACGGTGTACTTCCCGCTCATCGTGCCGGAATGCCTGATGATCGAACCAACCGAGACCGAATCCAAGGCCACTCTGGACGCCTTCGTGGACGACCTCATCGACATTCTGGAACTGTCGAAGACCGACCCCGACAACGTAAAGACCGCGCCGCACACCCTGCCGGTGACCCGGCTGGACGAGACGCGCGCCGCGCGCCAGATGGTGCTCACCGATGACGTCTAG
- a CDS encoding response regulator → MRFLIVDDDFDSRRLMQKILYPYGYCDVAVDGEEAVEAFKRSLNNDEPYDLICLDIIMPNMDGQEALQEIREIEVERGIPEAERIKTVMISALDDTKELHDAFFLGDATAYLVKPIRKRTLLSEIRNLGLPIAYTEEGKPVEA, encoded by the coding sequence ATGCGATTCCTGATAGTCGACGACGATTTCGACAGCAGGCGACTCATGCAGAAGATTCTCTATCCTTACGGATACTGCGACGTCGCCGTCGATGGTGAAGAGGCCGTGGAGGCATTCAAGCGCTCGCTCAACAACGACGAGCCGTATGACCTCATCTGCCTCGACATCATCATGCCCAACATGGACGGTCAGGAAGCCCTTCAGGAAATCCGCGAAATCGAGGTCGAGCGCGGAATTCCCGAGGCGGAGCGCATCAAGACCGTCATGATCTCCGCCCTCGACGACACCAAAGAGCTGCACGACGCCTTCTTCCTCGGCGACGCCACGGCCTATCTCGTCAAGCCCATCCGCAAACGCACGCTGCTAAGTGAAATCAGGAACCTCGGCCTGCCCATCGCCTACACGGAAGAGGGCAAGCCTGTCGAGGCCTGA
- a CDS encoding HD domain-containing protein yields MTSSELASHLAFFAAYVDRFHNGDDADRANVDLKREHSLRVLDEARMITDSLGSDVGGGLVDLVHLAALYHDLGRFPQYERWRTFDDSVSANHGLLGLRALRESAALSQLPARARRVVQAAVALHNRRFVPPHLPRDIALALGVVRDADKLDIMRVMLAHLEPGAPANAVVTLGLADVPDAYTPDVLDQLARRRLASYSQMRYFNDFRLMLLSWVYDLNFAASRRAFVERGHLDALAVGLPDAPAVRGAVEQVRADLADAGPRDGRLG; encoded by the coding sequence ATGACGAGTTCAGAGCTGGCCTCGCATCTGGCGTTTTTTGCCGCCTATGTGGACCGCTTTCACAATGGTGACGACGCGGACCGCGCCAATGTGGACCTCAAGCGCGAGCACAGCCTGCGCGTGCTCGACGAGGCGCGGATGATCACCGATAGCCTCGGAAGCGACGTCGGTGGTGGTCTTGTGGACCTCGTCCATCTGGCCGCCCTGTATCACGACCTTGGACGCTTTCCCCAGTACGAGCGCTGGCGGACCTTCGACGACTCCGTGTCGGCCAATCACGGGCTGCTCGGCCTGCGCGCTCTGCGCGAGAGTGCCGCGCTTTCACAGTTGCCCGCTCGCGCGCGGCGGGTGGTGCAGGCCGCCGTGGCGCTGCACAACAGACGCTTCGTGCCGCCGCATCTGCCGCGTGACATTGCGCTGGCGCTCGGCGTGGTGCGCGATGCCGACAAGCTCGACATCATGCGGGTGATGCTGGCCCATCTGGAACCGGGCGCTCCGGCCAATGCCGTGGTGACCCTCGGTCTGGCCGATGTGCCAGACGCTTACACGCCCGATGTCCTCGACCAGTTGGCACGGCGCCGGTTGGCGAGCTATTCGCAGATGCGCTATTTCAACGATTTCAGGTTGATGCTCCTGAGCTGGGTCTACGATCTTAATTTCGCGGCCAGCCGTAGGGCGTTTGTGGAACGCGGGCATCTGGACGCGCTGGCCGTGGGCCTGCCCGATGCGCCCGCCGTGCGCGGCGCGGTGGAGCAGGTCCGCGCGGATCTCGCTGATGCGGGGCCGCGTGATGGTCGATTGGGCTGA
- the coaE gene encoding dephospho-CoA kinase (Dephospho-CoA kinase (CoaE) performs the final step in coenzyme A biosynthesis.): MTHEAIFDESATSGGVWNAVVPEGMAGERLDVFLAGELRESGLSRSKLQGLIKAGKATVDGCVTTKPRLVLEGGESVSLLVDLPGGDLTPEEGDLDVVYEDESLVVLNKPAGLTVHPAPTQTENTLVHRLVHHYPGMLDMEGERPGIVHRIDKDTSGLILVALDEGTRLDLSEDFAERRVEKHYLAVVHGVPCSTSRASHGEIEAPIGRDPRHKTRMAVTEKGGREARTAWEVLWSSPDRRASLVRVRIFTGRTHQIRVHMAHIGHPLMGDEVYGARQHKQWLRETGCDPALAPRQMLHAWRLGFEHPETGERLDFMQAPPEDFRRLMFHLARTTLRVGIVGMPGCGKSALSAMLERRGVPLFSADAVVRELYAEGEDGWVLIRRRFGAEFAPDGGPVNKARVLASMRESAEFRKELEGIVHPLVDHRLNAFWDAHTGATVAVAEVPLLVEGGADVQNEQADIAVGVRCPEDVRRGRLMARGWDDATIALIESWQWSEADKLSRCAEVVDNSGTLDDLDREADALLARLEGEHARREAEVRARIAALWGAG, from the coding sequence ATGACACACGAAGCGATATTTGACGAATCCGCCACGAGCGGTGGCGTATGGAATGCGGTGGTGCCCGAGGGCATGGCCGGAGAACGGCTGGATGTCTTCCTCGCCGGGGAACTGCGCGAGAGCGGGCTGTCCCGCAGCAAATTGCAGGGGCTTATCAAGGCCGGCAAGGCGACCGTGGACGGATGCGTGACGACCAAGCCCCGGCTTGTGCTGGAAGGCGGGGAGTCCGTCTCTCTGCTCGTTGACCTTCCCGGTGGCGACCTGACGCCCGAGGAGGGCGATCTCGATGTCGTGTACGAGGACGAGAGCCTCGTGGTGCTCAACAAGCCCGCCGGACTCACCGTGCATCCCGCGCCGACTCAGACGGAGAACACGCTGGTCCACCGACTGGTGCACCACTACCCCGGCATGCTCGACATGGAAGGGGAGCGTCCGGGCATTGTCCATCGCATCGACAAGGACACCTCCGGGCTCATTCTGGTGGCGCTGGACGAGGGCACCCGCCTCGATTTGTCCGAAGACTTCGCCGAGCGCCGGGTGGAGAAGCACTATCTCGCCGTGGTGCATGGCGTGCCGTGCTCGACGTCTCGCGCGTCCCATGGCGAGATCGAAGCGCCCATCGGCCGCGATCCGCGGCACAAGACCCGCATGGCCGTGACCGAGAAGGGCGGGCGCGAGGCGCGCACCGCGTGGGAAGTGCTGTGGTCCAGCCCGGACCGCCGCGCAAGCCTCGTGCGGGTGCGCATCTTCACGGGCCGCACGCATCAGATTCGCGTGCACATGGCGCACATTGGCCATCCGCTGATGGGCGACGAGGTCTACGGAGCGCGCCAGCACAAGCAGTGGCTGCGCGAGACGGGGTGCGACCCGGCCCTAGCGCCCCGGCAGATGCTGCACGCGTGGCGGCTGGGCTTCGAACATCCGGAAACCGGCGAGCGGCTGGATTTCATGCAGGCTCCGCCCGAGGATTTCCGTCGCCTCATGTTCCATCTGGCCCGAACCACGCTGCGCGTCGGCATCGTGGGCATGCCCGGCTGCGGCAAGTCCGCCCTGAGCGCGATGCTCGAACGGCGCGGCGTGCCGCTGTTCAGCGCCGATGCCGTTGTCCGCGAGCTGTACGCCGAGGGCGAGGACGGCTGGGTGCTCATCCGGCGTCGCTTCGGTGCCGAGTTCGCCCCGGACGGCGGTCCCGTGAACAAGGCGCGGGTGCTTGCGTCCATGCGCGAGTCCGCAGAATTTCGCAAGGAGCTTGAGGGTATCGTGCATCCGCTGGTGGATCACCGCCTGAACGCGTTCTGGGACGCCCATACGGGGGCGACTGTCGCCGTGGCGGAAGTGCCGCTTCTCGTCGAGGGCGGTGCGGACGTGCAGAACGAGCAGGCGGACATCGCCGTTGGCGTGCGTTGCCCCGAGGACGTGCGCAGAGGGCGGCTTATGGCGCGTGGGTGGGACGATGCCACCATCGCGCTCATCGAGTCGTGGCAGTGGTCCGAGGCGGACAAGTTGAGCCGCTGCGCCGAAGTTGTCGACAATTCCGGAACCCTTGACGATCTCGACCGTGAGGCCGATGCGCTCCTCGCCCGTCTCGAAGGCGAGCACGCCCGGCGCGAGGCCGAGGTCCGCGCGCGCATCGCGGCGCTGTGGGGAGCCGGGTAG
- a CDS encoding flagellar brake domain-containing protein codes for MTEHATAPTTCQKTLPQSVYNIVPNTQIIMELRGVQNRIKTRYVGQERGRFFLLRMPPQSIQGNLYEHLYPGNAVVIRYILAGNIWGFATRVQGHIAHPHPLLFLDFPRQVESYNLRKEKRVECSFPVTCLIGGTDADAIMLDLSVLGCRITLPCTGSDPELGTQIGIDCSVFLANGPKRIVGTIRRISRVGANLELGIGFHEPAPEVTNKIRSYVDMVYGLLAN; via the coding sequence ATGACGGAACACGCAACAGCACCCACCACCTGCCAGAAAACGCTTCCCCAGAGCGTCTACAACATCGTCCCCAACACGCAGATCATCATGGAACTGCGTGGTGTCCAGAACAGGATCAAGACCCGCTACGTCGGACAGGAGCGCGGCCGCTTCTTCCTGCTGCGCATGCCGCCCCAATCCATTCAGGGCAACCTCTACGAGCATCTCTACCCCGGCAACGCCGTGGTCATCCGCTACATCCTCGCCGGAAACATCTGGGGCTTCGCCACCCGGGTACAGGGGCACATCGCCCACCCGCATCCCCTGCTCTTCCTCGACTTTCCCAGACAGGTGGAATCCTACAACCTACGCAAGGAAAAACGCGTGGAATGCTCGTTTCCGGTCACCTGCCTCATCGGCGGAACAGACGCGGACGCCATCATGCTCGATTTGAGCGTCCTCGGCTGTCGGATCACGCTTCCGTGCACAGGTTCCGACCCGGAACTCGGAACGCAAATAGGCATCGACTGCTCGGTGTTCCTCGCCAACGGTCCGAAACGCATCGTCGGCACCATTCGACGAATCTCCCGCGTCGGCGCGAACCTCGAACTCGGCATCGGATTCCACGAACCGGCCCCCGAAGTAACGAATAAGATCCGCTCCTACGTGGACATGGTCTACGGACTTCTCGCCAACTAA
- the gcvPA gene encoding aminomethyl-transferring glycine dehydrogenase subunit GcvPA yields MPYVPHTAEETRQMLETVGVSSMDELFADIGPELRPRSFNLPHGKSEMEVMAQIERLAAKNKVDVVSFLGAGFYDHHIPAAVDTLTSRGEFATAYTPYQPEASQGTLQAIFEYQTAISRLLDMECANASVYDGGSAIFEAMMMGVRATRRKRLVISEALSPIYRIMLASYTTNLGLELVTVPHRDGNTDIEALMAAVDDTTAAVVVQNPNFFGHAHDFTALFDHAREVGAKSVISVYPIMQTLLRTPGEMGADVAVAEGQSLGMPLSFGGPYLGIMTCTSKMVRQMPGRIVGRTVDTQGRTGYVLTLQAREQHIRRQKATSNICSNQSLCALRALVYMSLLGPCGMKRVALSSIENAHYAAKRLTAIPGVSLMSDAPFCNEFAIRLPISAYEAVDRMTERGFVPGFPLGRYYEGLENCLLVACTERHTREDVGILAEMLGGLIR; encoded by the coding sequence ATGCCCTACGTCCCCCATACGGCGGAGGAGACTCGGCAGATGCTCGAAACCGTGGGCGTTTCGTCCATGGACGAGCTGTTTGCCGACATCGGGCCGGAGCTTCGCCCCCGGAGCTTCAACCTCCCCCACGGGAAAAGCGAAATGGAGGTCATGGCGCAGATCGAGCGCCTTGCCGCCAAGAACAAGGTCGATGTGGTCAGCTTTCTCGGAGCGGGCTTCTATGACCACCACATCCCCGCCGCGGTCGACACACTGACCAGCCGCGGGGAGTTCGCCACCGCCTACACCCCCTATCAGCCCGAAGCCTCGCAGGGCACCCTGCAGGCCATCTTCGAATATCAGACAGCCATATCCCGCCTGCTCGACATGGAATGCGCCAACGCCTCCGTGTACGACGGCGGTTCCGCCATCTTCGAAGCCATGATGATGGGCGTTCGCGCCACCCGCCGCAAGCGGCTGGTCATCAGCGAGGCGCTCTCGCCCATCTACCGCATCATGCTGGCCTCCTACACCACGAACCTCGGGCTTGAGCTGGTCACCGTTCCCCACCGGGACGGCAACACGGACATCGAAGCCCTCATGGCCGCCGTGGACGACACCACAGCGGCGGTGGTGGTGCAGAACCCGAACTTCTTCGGCCACGCCCACGACTTCACGGCTCTCTTCGACCATGCTCGCGAGGTGGGCGCGAAGAGCGTCATCTCCGTGTATCCGATCATGCAGACCCTGCTGCGCACGCCGGGCGAAATGGGCGCGGACGTCGCCGTGGCGGAGGGCCAGAGCCTCGGCATGCCGCTGTCCTTCGGTGGCCCCTACCTCGGCATCATGACCTGCACGTCCAAGATGGTCCGCCAGATGCCCGGACGCATCGTGGGCCGCACCGTGGACACGCAGGGCCGCACCGGCTACGTGCTGACCCTGCAGGCCCGCGAGCAGCACATCCGCCGCCAGAAGGCCACGTCCAACATCTGCTCGAACCAGTCCCTGTGCGCCCTGCGCGCGCTGGTCTACATGAGCCTGCTCGGCCCGTGCGGCATGAAGCGCGTGGCGCTCTCCTCCATCGAGAACGCGCACTACGCGGCCAAGCGCCTCACCGCCATTCCGGGCGTCTCGCTCATGAGCGATGCCCCGTTCTGCAACGAATTCGCCATTCGCCTACCCATCTCCGCCTACGAGGCCGTGGACAGGATGACCGAACGCGGCTTCGTGCCGGGCTTCCCGCTGGGCCGCTACTACGAGGGGCTGGAGAACTGCCTGCTCGTGGCCTGCACGGAACGCCACACCCGCGAGGATGTGGGCATACTCGCTGAAATGCTGGGAGGGCTCATCCGATGA
- a CDS encoding rhomboid family intramembrane serine protease produces the protein MFPIRDNIPRVHRPYAVWALIVANSIVFLITVSMPDRDVALLFHTLGVVPARFSDPVSAASMGYPPFGAYAFVSYMFLHGSWMHFIVNMWTLWIFADNIEDVMGPLRFLMFYLLSGLAALGAHMAFNLASPVPVVGASGAIAGVMGAYFLLYPHARVITVIPIIIIPFIIEVPALAYLGVWFLSQFFSGVFSAISPEHGGGIAWWAHAGGFLAGMLLLPFFRRKGRCYFCRIPEGDPTSVSTFRRR, from the coding sequence ATGTTTCCCATTCGCGACAACATCCCGAGGGTACACAGGCCGTATGCGGTCTGGGCACTCATTGTCGCGAACTCCATCGTCTTTCTCATCACCGTCTCCATGCCGGACCGGGACGTCGCCCTGCTGTTTCACACGCTGGGCGTCGTTCCGGCCCGGTTCTCGGACCCCGTCTCCGCCGCGAGCATGGGCTATCCGCCGTTCGGCGCGTATGCCTTCGTGTCCTACATGTTCCTGCATGGCAGTTGGATGCATTTCATCGTCAACATGTGGACGCTGTGGATATTCGCCGACAACATTGAGGACGTGATGGGACCGCTGCGGTTCCTCATGTTTTATCTGTTGAGCGGGCTGGCCGCACTTGGCGCGCATATGGCCTTCAACCTCGCATCGCCGGTTCCCGTGGTGGGGGCCAGCGGGGCGATAGCGGGCGTGATGGGCGCGTATTTCCTGCTGTACCCGCATGCGCGGGTCATTACCGTCATTCCCATTATCATCATTCCCTTCATCATCGAGGTGCCCGCGCTGGCCTATCTGGGCGTGTGGTTCCTCAGCCAGTTCTTCTCGGGAGTCTTTTCGGCCATATCCCCCGAGCATGGCGGGGGCATCGCCTGGTGGGCCCACGCAGGCGGGTTCCTGGCCGGGATGCTCCTGCTGCCGTTCTTCCGCCGCAAGGGGCGCTGCTACTTCTGCCGCATCCCCGAGGGCGATCCCACCAGCGTTTCCACCTTCCGTCGCAGATGA